The Calditrichota bacterium genome contains the following window.
GGTCAGGGTCGAACTTTGTCCGCTGCAGAGAAGCGCCAGCCCAAAGGCGAAACTTGCGACGGCTGTACCCAGGAGCGGTGACAGAAGCGCGTGTGCCTGTTCGATCTCAGTTACCATTTGCCCGCTCTTGTGAAAAACCGCAGCCGACATTACCAGAATCGCCGCGTTGACAAAGAAGGCCGCATTGAGCGCCACCGTCGAGTCTATCAGGTTATACTTGCAGGCTTGTGCGATGTGCTGCGGCGTCCGACGGATATCGCGCGTCTGCACCAGCGCTGAGTGAAGGTAAATGTTGTGAGGCATCACCGTCGCGCCAAGGATGCCGATGGCGACATAGAGGCTCTCCTTCGAAAGCCTCGGCACAAAGCCCTTGGCTACCTCACTCATGACCGGCTTGGCCAGGATTATCTCGATCAGGAAGCAGCCGCCGATGGTCGCTACCAGCGCCAGGATAAAAGCCTCTACTTTGCGAATGCCAAGGTGCTGGAAATAGAGCAGCAGCATCACGTCGGCAGCAGTAACGAAGACCCCTGTCAGGAGCGGAATGCCAAAGAGGAGATTTAGCCCGATCGCAGTTCCCAGCACCTCGGCCAGGTCGGTAGCAATGATAGCAATTTCGCAGACGATCCAGAGTGCCAACCCGATCGGTCGGGGGTAACTTTCCCGACAAGCCTGAGCCAGATCGCGTCCGGAAACGATACCGAGCCGCGCGGCAAGCGTTTGCAGGAGCACGGCCATCAGGTTCGACATCAACAGCACCCAGATCAACTGATAGCCAAACCGCGCTCCGCCCTCGATGTCGGTCGCCCAGTTGCCCGGATCCATATAGCCTACGCTCACCAGATAAGCCGGCCCTACAAAGGCAAAGAGCCGCTTGAAAAGCCCTACCTTGTCGGGAATCGCAACCGAAGCGTGAACTTCAGCCAGCGACTGCGACCTGGTCTGATGGGATGAGGAAATGGTGGACATTACACTATTAAGAAATTAAATATTATAGGTTTACTATTGCTTGTGCAAGGACGCATCGAAGCGCTATTGTCAAGTTGGGACAATCAACGTATCAAAAGCGTCGTTCCCGCGTAGGCGGGAATCCAGTCAAGTCAACCTTGTCTGGAGGCTCGCTTTTGCGGGCAAAACGATCTTTGCATTCTATGCCCGTCTAATCAAGCAGACACCAAGTCCTTTTCGTTCAGAATGTCATCGTAGTGGGACGCCTCACACCTCCCTGACCCGCACCTGCCCGGCCGCTCTGAGTCCAATCTGACAGTTTTGCCCGTTCACCTCCAGGACCAGGCCGCCCTCGTAGGGAACCTTTTCAACGATCCGTATTCGCGCTCCCGGCCGGATACCGAGACGCCCGTAGTAAGCGAGCAAGGCATCGTCCTCGTCTCCCACTTGCGCAACAATCGCCTCCACGCCAGCAGACCAATCGAGGAGCAATACTGAGTCGTCGCTCGCTATTGATCCATCGGTATGAGGGATCGGCGCGCCGTGCGGATCTCGCTCGGGGTATTCGAGAAACTTCGCCAGTCGCTCAATGAACCGCTCGGAGACGCTGTGCTCGAGGCGATGCGCTTCATAATGAACCTCATCCCATCCGTAGTTGAGCGTCCTTGTAAGGAAAGTCTCGATCAGGCGGTGCCGGCGGAGCAACCGTCCGGCTTGCCGCTGCCCCTCAACCGTGAGTCGGTAACGGCGCGAATCGGTCCGGGCAATCAAGCCCTTCCCTGCCATTTTAGTCAACATCCCGGTAACCGACGGCGCTGCAACGCTGAGTGCTTTCGCCAGGTCGCTCGTTCGGGAGGCTTCAGACTGCCGCGCCATAGCCAGTAAGTAGTCCTCTTCTGCCTGTGTTAGGGGCTGTGCGGTTGTAGTAATAGTATATCCTACTAATCGATTTAGGTGCACCTAATATAGGGATGAGATGCGCCTATGTCAAGCGAGATGGATTGCTTATCGAGGTTTCTACAAAAGGAGCATGGCATCGCCGTAGGAGTAGAATCGGAATCCCTCGTCCATTGCAGTCGAGTAGGCGAGGTTGATCAGGTCCCAGCCCGCAAATGCGGCGACCAATTGCAGGAGGGTCGAATCGGGGCGATGAAAGTTGGTGAAGAGGCGATCGACGACACGGAAAGTGTAAGGTGGAAAGATGAAAAGCCCGGCTGCGCCTCGACCCGGCAATATAGGCGAGTGCTTAGACGCCGCATCTTCAAGCGCCCGGACTGAGGTCGTCCCAACTGCGGTAACCCGGCGTGATTCAGTTCGGGCATCAGAAATTGCCTTGGCAGCCGGATCCGAGATCTGATAGGTCTCGACCTGCATCCAGTGCGACGAAAGGTCACTGGACCGGATTGGCGCAAAGGTCCCCAGCCCGACATCGAGGGTGATCCGCTCTATTTGACAGCCACCTGCCGACAACAAAGCGAGCAGTTCCGATGTCAGGTGCAACCCGGCAGTCGGCGCCGCAAGTGAGGTTTCCCGGTCAGCATAGACTGTCTGATAACGTTCGCGATCGTCATCTTCAGCCGGACGCTTGATGTAGGGCGGCAGCGGAGGCGCCCCGTTGCGATCCAGATAATCGAGCAGGCTGCGGCCCCCCGCCGACTCCCATACGCCATGCCAGCCGGTCTCGTCCCGCCGGCGAACGAGCCTTAAGGTTGCATCTTCCGGCAGGAGAATCGTCGTCCCCGCCGGGATGCTGCGACGGATATGATCGACAAGGACTTCAACCGAGCCGGTGGCCGGATCGTATGTGCCCGCGAGGAAGAGCACTCCGACCCGGCCGCCGGTGGTCTTATGTCCCTGAACCCGCGCCGGGATCACCCGGGTGTCATTCAACACGACCAGGTCGCCCTTCAGGAACTGCGGCAGGTCGCGGACGATGCCGATATGGACAACCTTCCGTAGGTTACGGTCGAGCACCAGGAGCCGCGCTTGATCGCGCACCGGCGCAGGATGAAGGGCGATCCGGTCGGGGGGTAAGAAGACGTTGAATTCGGGGGGGTGAAAGTCCATATTTATTCAAAAACGTCGAATCCGCCGGGGGGGCGGATTCGACAACCTTGAGTGGATCGCGCAACCCGCGGAGGATTTACATCCCCCACATATACTTGAGCGAAACCTGGAACGCCAGCGGACCGGACGCGCCGGTTACCAGATAGGGGCCGCGGGTGAAGAAGCCCGGATCGACGTGAAAGTCCGCCGAGAAGGGGCCGCGATTGTAGGCCGCGCCGATATAGAACCGGGTCGTCGCGCCGCTGACCGTCTCTTCATCGCCGTCTGCTTCCTTCACGGTGTTGACCGTCCATTCCCGAACGCCGCCGAATCGGAAGGTGAACTTGTCCGAGAGCGGGGCTTCCATTCCGCCCTTGAAGTAGGGCAGCAGCCACATATCGGTCTCTTCTGTGCCGCCGGCGACATCGGTCTTGCCGCTCATCATCCGGATGCCGATGTCATCTACGAACATCACATCCTTGGTCGGCCAGTAGTTGTCGCCGAAGCCGATGTCGAGCGTCGTCCAGTCGTCCTTTATTGAGGTGCCGCCGGGCTTGTGACCGCCGGATGCCGTCTGGAACGAGAAGTGAGGCACGAAGGTCCACTTGTCGTCGTGCATCATCCAGTAGCGGGCTTGGATCGTGATCGTCGTTCCGCCTTCGCTCTCATTGACGGTGGCGCCGGAGGCGTCCTTCGCTTCCCAGGAGAAAGACGAAAATGAGAGCGATGTCTCGAGGTTTTCCATCAGCGTCAGGCCGAATCCGAGGTTGAGGCCGAGTCCAGAGTGAGCCGTCTTATCAGTCCCGGTCATCTCATGGCCGTTTCCAAAGAGCGCAAACGTGAAGCCGAACGGCATCCCGCCCAATTCCCGGGCATACATCAACTGGATCTTCTCGTCCAGTCCGCCCGCAGGATAGGGCATATAGGGATCCATCCACTTCATCGTGGACCAGTAACTACCCAGGGTGAAATTGCCCATCTGTTGATGGACGCCGGCGCGGTCGATCGCGCCGCCCGAGATGTCGATGGTGCCCAACTCCTGGTATTTGGCCAGCAGTTGGGGCCACATGAAGACATTCTCCTCGTCCATCAGGGCGTAGTTGTTTTCGCCCAGGGTAAGTTGGCGGGTCTGCGTCGCCATCGACACGCCCGCGGTGAGCATCATTACGATGCAGAAAAATGCGGTTAACTTCCGCATAGGACGTCCTCGCGTTAATGGTTGGTTTGTGCCGTGCCGGAACGCCGCATCTGGTGCCGCGAGCGATTCCCGGACGCCGCAATATACATAGCGCCCTGCCTGTTGTCAAGCCCGTTTCTGCAGTCTTTTTCGTCACTTCCCTCCAAACAAACTGACCCCTCATCTTATCTTAATAATATCATATATTTGCCAATTTGTGGACTGCTCCCGCCTCGTTTGCCTTTCTTCTCATACGCAGGACAAAAACAAAATCGGATCCGATTCGGATCCGATTTTGGACGGCACAAGCCATTTGAAGCGCCGGACGTCTTCCGTCTGTCGCGGCACGGACCGACGGCTCCCGGCGCCCCGGTCTGTCCGTCATGCCCGACCGATTAGCGCCCGATCAGAACATCACCCGGATGTTGAAATAGACGTTGTTCTTCGGGTAGTAAGCCGGCTTGTCGCCCGTTGCATCCGCCGCGAGCACCTCCTCGCGGAGATCGAGGTCGGTGTAGAGTGTATAGCGGATGTTCTCCCGCCATAGATAAGTGATCGCCGGAGTCAACATCTGTGAATCGAGTGCCGGGAAGTCGGGCGCCGTCAACTGATCGTATTGCAGCGCCGGGAACCACTTGCCCATCTGATACCCCGCTACGAGCGTGATGCTGGAGAACTCAAACTCGGTCTTGGAGGAGTCGGGGTGCACGAGTTTGTAGTTGTCTTCCTTGCCCATGGCGTAGGCAAACTGGACATCCCAGCCGCGCGTCCGGAGATTGAACTGGGGCGTGATGCGGGAGAAGGCATTGGTATGCTGCTTCGCGTCGCCCGGTGCCGCGCCGCTGGTGTTGGCGGCATCGGTGCCGCCCATATACCAAATCGTGGCATTCGAGCCGGCAAAGTCAGCCATTTCTTCGGGCACATCGTAGCGACTGCCGACCCAATAGCCCCAGGTGTTGTTGGGATTGGTGCCCGTGGCGTTGCCGCCGGGAGTGATCCCCGCCCAAAGCGTAACCGGACCGTTCCAGCCATACCACTGCGCGCCGTGCCGGGCGCTCCGCATGTCGAGGGGGTCTTCCGCTATGTTGGCTCCGGTCGCGCCTCCCGATGTCTTCAGCGCAAACGCCTTCGACTTCGGCGCCGCCGGAAGTTGCGGCAGGCGGTCGGGATAACTGGCGAACTCGAGCGCGCTGATGTTGCCCAACTGGAAGTTCACCATCGTCCCATAGAGGCGATGAAACCCCATATAGAACCAGTTGAACTTGAACCCGCCCTGGACGTGCTCGGCTTCGATGAAGATCGACAGGTAGCGCGTGATGCTTCCGGCCCAGAACAACTGGAACCAGTCGGTGTTGCCGAATGTGTAGCGGGTCTCGTAGTCCTCCTTCTTGTCGGTGCCCTGTTCCACGCGCAGGTCTTTGGTCGTCATCTTGAAGGGGGTCAGGTTGAGCCGGACGCCGAGGAAGTTGTTCACATCATCGACGACCAGTTCGCTGCCGAGTTCCTTCTTGCCGACCTTGTCACCATCGGGATCGGAGTCGGGATCCTGATACCCGTTCCAGAGGAAGCGGTCGCCGTAGGAATTGAGACGGGGGAAGATGCTGTGGCAGGAATTGCAGGACATTCCATACTTGCGGCTCCACTGGGTCGTCGCGTCAGCGGGAGTCACCAGCGAAATGACGAATATAGCCGCTAGCAGAGGCAGCAGGACTTTGATTATTCGGGAAGCCATGGATTACTTCTCCTGAAGTAGTGTGATTGGTGAAATCTGCTGCGTAGCATGTAGCCGTTCACTTGTGTATCTTTACGC
Protein-coding sequences here:
- a CDS encoding metal-dependent transcriptional regulator, which translates into the protein MARQSEASRTSDLAKALSVAAPSVTGMLTKMAGKGLIARTDSRRYRLTVEGQRQAGRLLRRHRLIETFLTRTLNYGWDEVHYEAHRLEHSVSERFIERLAKFLEYPERDPHGAPIPHTDGSIASDDSVLLLDWSAGVEAIVAQVGDEDDALLAYYGRLGIRPGARIRIVEKVPYEGGLVLEVNGQNCQIGLRAAGQVRVREV
- a CDS encoding iron/manganese transporter yields the protein MSTISSSHQTRSQSLAEVHASVAIPDKVGLFKRLFAFVGPAYLVSVGYMDPGNWATDIEGGARFGYQLIWVLLMSNLMAVLLQTLAARLGIVSGRDLAQACRESYPRPIGLALWIVCEIAIIATDLAEVLGTAIGLNLLFGIPLLTGVFVTAADVMLLLYFQHLGIRKVEAFILALVATIGGCFLIEIILAKPVMSEVAKGFVPRLSKESLYVAIGILGATVMPHNIYLHSALVQTRDIRRTPQHIAQACKYNLIDSTVALNAAFFVNAAILVMSAAVFHKSGQMVTEIEQAHALLSPLLGTAVASFAFGLALLCSGQSSTLTGTLAGQVVMEGFINFKIKPWVRRLITRSLAIIPAAITIGLMGAEGTYRLLILSQVILSLQLPFAVIPLIHFTSDGKRMGQFANKLWVVILAWLVAAIIVGLNLKLVTDTFGDWIGTAGENVALIWLVALPLAGLIGGLLLYVTFSPFLKEAKRRREAIHKAITTADLRAEPYRRIGVALEATERDRQILAQAIPLATQNEASLILIHVAEGMGPRFWKDESSDAEVAADDSYLKQLKGEIEALGHKVETHLGFGEPSREIIRLAGEANLDLLVMGQHGHRFPVSFFTGSTATPVRRKLGIPVFLVRV
- the queA gene encoding tRNA preQ1(34) S-adenosylmethionine ribosyltransferase-isomerase QueA; translation: MDFHPPEFNVFLPPDRIALHPAPVRDQARLLVLDRNLRKVVHIGIVRDLPQFLKGDLVVLNDTRVIPARVQGHKTTGGRVGVLFLAGTYDPATGSVEVLVDHIRRSIPAGTTILLPEDATLRLVRRRDETGWHGVWESAGGRSLLDYLDRNGAPPLPPYIKRPAEDDDRERYQTVYADRETSLAAPTAGLHLTSELLALLSAGGCQIERITLDVGLGTFAPIRSSDLSSHWMQVETYQISDPAAKAISDARTESRRVTAVGTTSVRALEDAASKHSPILPGRGAAGLFIFPPYTFRVVDRLFTNFHRPDSTLLQLVAAFAGWDLINLAYSTAMDEGFRFYSYGDAMLLL